The Clavelina lepadiformis chromosome 3, kaClaLepa1.1, whole genome shotgun sequence region TACTGAAATGGTATACTGCCATCCGATGGTCAACTCTGCTACCATAGGAATGTTAAGCTCAGATTTTATGAAGTTTCTAAAGCATACAAATCATGAACCTATCATTGTAAATCTTGTTGATGAATAGCAATATGTTAGGCTAGTAGATGAGCTACGTCATTTTCATCTTATTTTCTTGTCATTACGCCAAATGTGTTATTATAATATAATTGAATTTATAACTGTATGGATTATGCAGAGTTTAAATGAAAACCATAAAATGCAAAGAAGTAATGAACTGACAGTATAGACTAATTCAACATTATATGTCTCGCTTAAAAAGTGTGGCAATTTTCGACGAGAAACGACATTACTTCCCaactttgttaatattttaacaacttaCCCCTCGACTAGGCAATATTGCTTTCTGGTCTTTTGGCGCACTTTGGAATGCTTCACTATAATTTAAGGCaacttttctttaattttacgAGGGAATGTATATGGTATGTAAAATCTTATGCCTAGCATGCAACACCACTATCAGTGATTTCAAACGTTTATTGCTTGAGTGGTAAGCACAATAGTTTATGTTCTGGCAATCTACCAGCttaactttgcttttaatttaatatgttTAGATGCTCTGTTAAGTTTTGTTACTTTGTCAGACAAGGCAATAAGCTTGTTGTTGTTAAACTGTGTTACTATGATGCACGTTTTTGCGTTTGAGGCCTTTCCACATTTTTCTGCCTTAGTTGTGTTATATTTCTAATCGGactaatatgtttgcgaccaTCAGAGCAAGCATACATTTTCGTTCTTTgcaattttgacaaaaactaaaatgaatgaaatatatttGCTACAAGTTTACAAAGAAACGATTTAATTTCATGCAATAATTTGTGATGTGAATGAATCTGATGTGAACAATGAGTAATGCAACTATGAAACATGAATGAGgcaaattttaacatttgcaCAGTTAATATAGTTTAGCAATCTGCCATATTCCTTGTATTCTTTAAGCTGTTAAGTTAGAATTTTTGTGACTCAGTAtggttaatgttttttttttataattgatttattttccttagcaaatattttaactttttcatttgtaaTTATACATATAGTTTGGTGCATTGTTATTTTGGAATTATTATTTCCTTAGAAAAAATGTGTGTTCAAAGCTGTTTATTCAGTtgcttttttatcttgcgTGAAATTTGTACCTAGCATAGTATCATTATATTAGTGAAAAGGCCTTTAATCCAAAGATATGCATTTAGGTTtgcttttaaatatatatgttttgttttttgttgctgaAGAGATGAGATTTGGACCTTGGCTGTTATACAAGAGAAGAATTTTTGATTTGAACAGAACATGGAAAAATGGAGACCTCTTGCTGATGAGTATGACCCTTTAAAGTGTGGAAGCATTGACGGAACAGATACACTTGAACATGACAGAGGAATTAGGCGTGCTATGTGTGCCAAGTATAAACCAAATAAAGGAGTGAAGGGAACTCCCCATAAAACACTCTTTGTCGGACGCCTAAATCATCAGACATCTGAATCGACATTGCAGCAGATTTTTTCCGCATTTGGTTTCTTAAAAAAAGTCGCTTTGATACGTGATATTGTGACTGGGTTTTCTAAGGGTTATGCGTTTGTCGAGTTCAAAGAAACGAAAGATGCAAGGAAAGCGTACAAGGAAGCTCATGAGCTTGCGATTGATGGCAATTCCATTTTAGTTGATTATGAACATGAACGAATGATGAAAGGCTGGGTTCCAAGACGACTAGGTGGTGGATTTGGAGGGAAGAAAGAATCTGGTCAACTGCGATTCGGTTGCAGGGATCGTCCATTTAAACGACCTATTATTTTCGAAAAACACTCAAGGAGTTCGCATAGACATGATGATAAGTCTACTGGTGAAGGCAGGCGTCCGCACAGCATCCATAAGCACAGACGTTTTGATAAGCGTGAGAGGTCACATCGTCATCGCTGAAAAGCCTAATTCTTATCGTGCAATTTTGCCACACCTTAAGTTTTGGTGTTTTGTCTGATAAGAAAAATAgcgcatttttaatttttgttgttttgctgatttgttcagaaaaaaatgtgtaGAATGTATGTATAAGAATAAGCTGTGTGTGAAGAAACGGCAAAGATTTTACCACAGCCAATGTCCATGTCTAATGCACCTGCACAACGTTTTTTAAGTCTGAGGGAATTGCTGGTTTACAAGATTTCACAGCTTGACCAGAAAGATAGGTAAATTTATAACTTACTGCACTGTCATGAAACTACATGTGATCTCATGTAGAACATgttcaaatatatatatgtaaccCTCGTATATTAGCCAATTTCTTCTTAACACTTGTATGTATAACACTTGCTTTTACTTTTGCCTATAATTCTATAACATAGTTTGTATTGTTACTCAAATATTAACTTTGAACAAAAGCTTGTCGTGCTTCCctaaaaaatttcacaattgttaagaaaatttcaactatatatatatatagttttttgtgatgatgattTTTCATATCTTTGCAGACGATGGTTTGACAATTTAGTTCCACTAAATGCAGTCAATGTTGTTTCCGCGCTGGTCATAAATACTACTGCGAGAAAGTCACTGTTGTTGTACGAGAGCTTTCTATTTGGCTCTGCAGCCATCTCCATTTTCACCTGCGCCATGAGCAATGTTTTTCAGTTTGGGCTACTTCAGGTGCCCATGACTCAGGGTTTGTCATTCAACTCAACATATATTATGAATAGCGAATACAGTATTTTGGTGAATTGTGGGAAATAATTATCTTCATTACTTGAAAGTTTTCGTTGCCGGTATTCACTAGCCTTAGTTGGTCTGCtgtaaaatatgaaatttcataaactaaattttgctgaacttcaaattttgacttggttAATGTGACTTAATTAAATTCTCTAAGAAAATATGTCGCTTATGGAAGTAATGTCATAATcatacaaattaattttggacaactaaagtaattttaaatgGATCCTTTCAACTTTAGCTTATTCAGCCATCACTATGTTTGAATagatgaattttttttcatctgcaaggaaaaaatttcaattaacaTTTGTTGGTTTTGATCTACTTTGCAGGCAAGTTAAGTTGTCCGTCTTGCGCTATCACTAGAGGATGTCTTGTTCAAGCTTTGGCTGGTTTTGTGACACCGactttattttcaattgcGTTTAATGCAATTTCAGCAGAAAGGTATGTCAGTGTTTCCAGAGCGAAGTCCAATGCAAAAACTCTATAACAGTTTGCTGGTCATTTTTGAATATAAACTTTTCTTGGCAAAAACTATTTGTTTCAGGTATAAATCGGCAGCGATACCTGATTTAtcatcaaaaaatttcaaatcgtTTTGGCGGGAGAAGCTGAGATATATGGGCCGGTATACCTGGGCAGTTCTTGCGATACAAGTGATGGTTGGAGGTTTTCTTGCTTATAGACAATATAAGGTggttgaaaatgttaaagggACAATTACTCAAGAAGAATGTCAAGAATTAGTGAAAGAAGCCTTTAGTCAGTTACATTATTAttagtatttttgtttgtgtttttcaaacccattaaatatttttttaaattgaatgatGGAAGTGCTTTTTGTCTAATAAGACTATACGGAAGtgattttctaaaataaaaagaaattatgtTTGAAGTTACTTGCAAGGTCATCTAATGAAAACTTTACTTATGCCTGTTGGAATAAGACTTATTTTTGGCTTACTGGGGGTATTCTTCCCTGCAAAACTAACCACGGTCGTGTTGGAGAAGGTTCGTGTTTGAAATCACAAAAGTCCGTACCATGCGCTGAAAACTCGATTCAAATTGCCAAATTTAtccatttttttcaacttttacaTAGCTTTAAAGTCGACTGGTCAATTTACAAATGTAACTGTGTAAGATTTACCGAAATGACAAAGTTATGCAAACATAACGCAGGGAATGTTTACGTCTTTTAAGTCAAAGACGTTATCTTTATGCTCTGTGGTTGATCTGCTTAAAATCGTATTCTTTTTCTCGGACAATCGCCGCAGTGTTTCGTCTATATTCTGCTTTTCCTTCTCTGCCCTGTGAAGTGACATGTAAATTTATAACCAACTACGCTTAAACATCGTTTTTATTCATTTGCATGGCCTTAACGGAACATGTGTGGAAATTTAATTTACAGTAATGTTACTTGCTAGCTTAAATTACCTACCAGGTTTTAATGCTGACAAGCAGCTTTTTGTCGATGGAAACCCTGACACAATTATCGGCAAAACAGCTTTTTCCATCGTCCCCGACTCCAATAAGTTTTGGTATGAAAACCGGTTCCTGGGTTGACTGGTTGAAGTAAACTGTCCCATCTGATTTTTTATCCGCTTCATTTGAATCGAATCGCTGATTAATGTCCAGCTCATCCTTCAAGCTACCAGCTGAATTTGCCTGCGACATCACGCTGTCAAAAATCTGGTCCGAAACCGCGCGTCGTTGCCGACGCAGAACGCTGTTTGAACAATTAGTCGACGTTTGCGATGGTTTGGGACTTggtttttccttttttggAGAGTTGATTCTGGTTTGGGTGACGGAGGTCCTGCTGGATATCGGTTTGTATGTTAATGGCTTCATTGATCTTGTTCTAGGCGTTGATGAAAATGCACAGCGCGGCGGGCCAGGGTTTTTAGCTGGACTGACAACAGctagtttttgctttttactcCTTGGCGTTGGAATGCGCGATTTCTTTGCATCCTGGTCGGTAAGCGTTGACatactgcaaaatattttgtcgtaaccattttataaacatttagttataaataaaatcattttttaaattaaattcgaGCCGTTGTAACTTTGTAAGATGTGGTTAAAATTAGTTATTATTTGAAGCCGATAAAAGTCacagtaaaagcaaaaatagCTCTTCTGTCAATAGGAAACGTTTCCAAGTCTTATAAAACTTGAGTCTAAGCCTCGGCTTATGCGTTTGTAGATAAACTTCATTCAAAATACCTATCAAAGCCCTTTTGGCTGAATGCGGCAATTTACACAAACAGAAATGGactacttttatttttacccAAATACAGAAACttaatcaacaaaaattgacTCCAGACAAGCCGTGTTATTTCAAATATTGACTCAAGTATAggcttgtttttatttctagaAAAGGGCTTAGAAAGAATTCAATTCTACGAAAAAAGCAGTTCGATTCGAACACAAGCCGAGTCTTTAATTGAAGTCGTTACCACACctctaattaattattgatattatttttacTCCAGTAACCCTTTACGATTTCGTCCAGTACCGTAACTAGTCCCTCAGACAAAACGTATAATTAAAGCTACAGAaactatatttattttaataaaattcacACTTTTTTTACCTTATGATTCTGAAACTACTTGtacttttgcaactttcttCTCAAATTCAATATtacatttttaacataaaaggGATTCATAGTCTGAAGTTATATCTTAACAATGGCTAATGGTTACGTCACATTGCTTTTATGTTGTTCACCACAAAACATTGCGTAAAATTTACGCAAATGTAATCGTAAATTTATGCAAACGATGACTATTTACGTCGTAAATATcgtaaaaaacagaaattttcaCCAGTTGTGCCTTGTATTTGATGATTATAATGCCTGGTGGCAACCATAGTATATTTATTGCGTAAGCAGTGGTGTAGCAAAGCAAGAAAAACTACTGAAAAAGTAGCCTAAGCAATGCTGTAGGATATGTTGTGTAAAACGTAACACAGCGGTCCAGTTTTTCTTTACCTTGTCGCTTTAGCCTTAATCGTGATTACAGAATGCGGCAATTTACACCGATACCATCCGTCTCGTAAGTAGCACTAAATGAATGTGAGTAACTTTTTTACTATTAAGTAAATTCGCCGAACGTTTTAGTAAAATacttaaattgtaaataaaatttaggttgcaaacattttctaaaGCGAAAATAGGCCTACCGCTAAAAATCTACAAAAGGTTTTCAGGCAGTCCGATTGAAATGAATATTTGTACTAAACAGGTGTGCAATGCTGCCACAGCGCCGCTTCCACAACTGTGTGACCTTTGCTTGCAAACGTAAGCTGCGTTTAGCGTatgatgataattaattaatgaatgCAAAAACAAGATGTGACATGTACAGAAACAGTGTATAGAAACTGGCAGGCTTTATCAAGCCCCACAAATCTCAGGCACCTATATAACATTGCTCAGTGGCACTGcacttgtgatgtcatagctTAAATTCATACCATCTGGACCCCAGAGATGAGCAGCCGCTACTTCATGAAAAGCGGCGCTTCCGCTGGTTGATAAAGAAATGGAGCAACTTTGGCAACCGAAACTAAAAACTGGTAAAACCCTTTTGTTGCTACTACTGCTTTTGTCTGGCTGGGTTTGTACGTAGCCATACCGTCGCACTTGCATTTTAGTGACAGGCTAATGTTAATTAAGCAATGACTTTCGTAGTAgcttagtttttatatacaCATATTGTTATATAAAGAGTTTGGCGGTAGGGAATCATATAATTAAAGTTGTTTCAGTGTATGGGCTACTAGGCTGCTGTATATGTACAGCTTTTGCAATTCCTTTTTTTTCTTCGGTCGAGTCAATAAATCGAAATCGGCCTATATTTCTGaattcaaaatcatttttgatctaaaaacatttgtttccTGTCTTACTGGAATATCTAATTCATCCATGTGCAAATATTGCCTACAATGCCTAAATGCAAGGAGTAAAGTCCTACTTATAGTactattaattatttgcaaCAAGTTGATAAACTAGGTACAATTTTGTTACAATCGACGAATTGGCATTTGGCTTCAAACCCTTGCATGCAAGGATCTTAAGATGCATAGCAGGCGCATTCAGGAATGTGTGCTTTCGGCGTTAATCACCTGTGCCTCGCGTCGCACTGATGATCAAAGAGAATCTTTTAGCCTACTGCACAGGCAATAGCAGTAGACCGTTGGTATTTGGAAGGTACCGGCATAACCTAACATTGGTGTAAGTTACCGGTTGTGGTCATTTGTTGTCTAAATTGTATTCTGATTAAACGATGCGCGTTCTATTGAATAACTAAGTTGCTTGTTTGCCTTATTGGTCTCGAAAGTAATTTGTTAACCACCAAATATGGTAGCAAGTCCTTTTCTTGTAAGGCTTTTTCTTTGTAAGCATGCAGGTAATCTTTTATTTGTTCAGCCGTTGCTTTATTTCAAACGTGTTCATGGGATAGACACCCTCCTATTTTATGTCAgatttatgatttttatgtCAGGTTTTGCAGATGTCTAAGACAAATGACCCAGTTACAAACGACGCGATCATCACTTTGACTAAAGCGTTTTAGAATTTGCATTATAGCGCAAGTATAGTATAAAAGTTTCTGTTCTCgctttgtttcattttgacGTCCTACAGCCTAATTGTTCCAATATTCACTGACAAATCAATATTGTCAAAAGAAAAGATCTTTTTCCAGTATATTTCtccaaatttgataaaaactcaTTGGTATTTCTTTCAAGTTTTATTCTCTTTTAAACAGAATTATCatattgttttagtttttatctattcagttgttttgaaaagatttttgttgTCATAGTTATTACAGCTTGTATTGAAAACCTGTCCGTTAGGTGATTTTGACAAAGAAAGAATCCTTTCTTCATGGGGACTTCCCCTGACTAAAGTGTTTTAAAAGgggaaatttcatttttttgttttttttctgcgAAATCCCTTGGGAATTGTATGTTATGTACTGTAGGTGCTAACGATGGAATTAGACCCGTGACTGAGCACAGGGACTTGTCTGTTTTGGCCATATGTTGAAACATGGGAATTTGTACATACTCAtgtaaattttaacattttcggCTTTACAAGTGTAGCCAAAAGTCTTAGTAGGCTTTGTAGCCTATTGGTTGGCATAAGCTGTTGTGTTTTTGTTAGTAAGTTAACAGTGCTTACAGGTTAAAGAATAAGAGACTCTGGAAATGTTAAAGCATAACATTGTTTAGCGTTTGTAGCAATATTGGTTTAATAACATAGTGGTAAAAACAATCATGACGTTTTTCCGGGTCTCTTATGCTTTTGCAGTCCGATATGAAGGCCTAAATGAAAAGAGGTTATTAGGCAATACCGAAGAAATTTTTACATAATAATTCCTCAACAATCAATCATGATATGAGAGTTCAAAACGAAAAGAGATCCGTTTCGTCAAGAATTTagaggaaaagaaaaagaaatttattcgAAAGCAAAAGTTTGCGCTAATCATGCATGTCTTTTGAAGAAAGCATTTATACAACTAGCATATGTTGGATATGAGATTGGAGATTCAGTTAAATGACAAAACTGAAGTGTGTTTGGCGAGAAGACGAATCTTTCAGctttgtaggcctatatgctgTTGTAGATACACTAGCAAACCGGACTTTTACAGTTgattaacttaaaatttaactatttgaaaaatatatttgccagatgtttttaagttttatttttctgtatgTCTGCATAGTCTGTTgagttattattttattttgaatcaTCATGGAATCACCGCTCAGTCAATCatcaaatgaagaaaattatgaaaaagttttcgAAAGTTGTCATTCTTCTGcagtattaaaaaatttaaacaggTTTCTTGCTTATAGAGATTCTGTATTCTGGGCTGTCAATTACTCTCAATTTGTTGAGTATAActtaattatattaaaaactgaaaaagcGTAAAGGTTTAATCAAGGAAAGGTTTTATACTAATAGATTGCAACATTAGTAATCTGCTTTCAGAGACAGAAACAACCTTAAGGAGttctgtgatgtcacaatatgTATCGACTCACATGAGTGGCCAGTTCACAGATGTGTTATCGCCGTGGTGTCTcacttttttaggaaaatGTTAACTACAGAGGTGCTTTTGTTCAATATTAGGATAAATATCACAGagacaaatataaaaataggtgtgaaataaaatgtgttgGTATGTCAgtgtgtttgttttctttatatttACCTTTTGAATTTTTAGATGAAAGAGAAGCAACAAGGCAAAATAAACATACAAACCATTGAGATTCAGACAATGGATTCCATTATAGACTTTATCTACACTTGCAAAATAACTGTGACCATGAGCAACGTGTTACAGCTTCTGTATGCTGCCGAGTTCATGCAAGTTCCCTGTGAGTGGAGAAAACTTATTCAAAGCAGATATCACAGTAGTTGAAAAATTGATATTACTGCatctttttctttgttctGGATTACCAGATCTTTTAAAACTGTCATAAAAAGTGTTTAACTTTAAGTCATGATTGCGTATTtcatttgcattttgttaatttcagTCATAAAGAAATATTGCGAATCATTCCTCAAAGACAACCTAAGCCCAGCAAACAGCTTAAGCATCATGGTCTACTCCGAGCGTTATGACATGAAGGAACTGGCCCAAGCTGCCAGACTTGTTATTACTGAAAACTTTGATGTGGTTGTGGCTGAAGAAGAATTTAAAGAACTTTCGTTGGAAGATGTgatcaaacttttaaaaacaagcaaTAAAAAGGTGGTCACTTATTTTGCTAGGGTCTggttaatt contains the following coding sequences:
- the LOC143449669 gene encoding transmembrane protein 126A-like, whose protein sequence is MSMSNAPAQRFLSLRELLVYKISQLDQKDRRWFDNLVPLNAVNVVSALVINTTARKSLLLYESFLFGSAAISIFTCAMSNVFQFGLLQVPMTQGKLSCPSCAITRGCLVQALAGFVTPTLFSIAFNAISAERYKSAAIPDLSSKNFKSFWREKLRYMGRYTWAVLAIQVMVGGFLAYRQYKVVENVKGTITQEECQELVKEAFSQLHYY
- the LOC143449867 gene encoding U11/U12 small nuclear ribonucleoprotein 35 kDa protein-like; this encodes MEKWRPLADEYDPLKCGSIDGTDTLEHDRGIRRAMCAKYKPNKGVKGTPHKTLFVGRLNHQTSESTLQQIFSAFGFLKKVALIRDIVTGFSKGYAFVEFKETKDARKAYKEAHELAIDGNSILVDYEHERMMKGWVPRRLGGGFGGKKESGQLRFGCRDRPFKRPIIFEKHSRSSHRHDDKSTGEGRRPHSIHKHRRFDKRERSHRHR
- the LOC143449671 gene encoding uncharacterized protein LOC143449671; the encoded protein is MSTLTDQDAKKSRIPTPRSKKQKLAVVSPAKNPGPPRCAFSSTPRTRSMKPLTYKPISSRTSVTQTRINSPKKEKPSPKPSQTSTNCSNSVLRRQRRAVSDQIFDSVMSQANSAGSLKDELDINQRFDSNEADKKSDGTVYFNQSTQEPVFIPKLIGVGDDGKSCFADNCVRVSIDKKLLVSIKTWAEKEKQNIDETLRRLSEKKNTILSRSTTEHKDNVFDLKDVNIPCVMFA